DNA sequence from the Candidatus Saccharibacteria bacterium oral taxon 488 genome:
TCGTGCCCTTTTTCTGGTATATTGTTGACCACCTCTTGGTAGGTCTTGTACTCCGCAAGACGCTCATAGTGGGCCTCAGTAATCTCTGGGTTGCTTTCGGTGGGTTTTATACTTTGCGAATTATTGACTTGTGTAATTCCCTGGTCATCTTTGTGCTCTACCGTTGAAGTATTGGCCGTGTTAGTACTTTTTTCTGGATTATTCCACGGGAAATCATATGGGCGCATATTATTTTCATACAGTACCGTACGTACTGTGTGCAGCATGGCCGCCTGGGTGCGCTGCGTTAAGGTTGGCATGCTACTACTATTTTCCGCTGCAGATGAACAAAATTTATCGATGAATTCTTCAGCTGGCGCAACAACGCTAGTAATATCCTCGCCGTTGGCTGTGTAGTATCTTTTATCTACTTTATGTGTCTGCTTTTCTTGTGGTGTCGTCTCTCTATTCATAGCTCTATACTATAACATTGTTTAAGTATAAATGCAATACCTAGCTACTATTTTGTCCTATTCAAGCCCATGCACTTCACCGGTTGTGAAATCCCATTTAGCATTATGCTGGCACTGGGATACGAGGACCAGGACATTATGGCCGAGTTCCCTGACTGCTGGATGGTGGCATTCGCCCCTGATGGCCCAGCCGAGTAGCCGTACCAGTGCGGGGTAATTGTTGATGTGATTCATGATAATCAACTGGTTGGCAGACTTCTCGATTGTATCAACGAGTCGCCACACAGAAAGGTCTGGTTTAAACTCTGGGTGCTTCTCGAGTAAGCGTGCTACGTTCGCGATATTCTCAAGAATATCACAAATATCGACAGTCTCGTCGAGGTTTTCGAGTTGGTTGGTGGCAGTGCGGAATTTTTCGTTGAGGTGCTGGTAACTGGGGAGGTTATCACCTTCTGATCGTTGAATGCGGGCTTCTGTCAGTGGTATGATTACACCTTCAGTGGTAGCTGTGCTGGCTTCATCGTGGTGTGGCGGTATAGCGCGATCTCCGGCAATGGTCTTGAATGGTATAATTCTGGCCTTGCCGTGGTCTACTTCTGTTCTTGGCATGTGTTAAATAATACGATGTAATTACATAAAAGTCAATGATTAGCATCATAGTATGCTACAATATCCCAAGCATGATAGCCGACATCCACATCACCGAAAAAAGTTTTGGCGACAAGACGTTGATGCGTGACGTCAAGTTTAGTGTGGACGACGGCGAGAAAATTGGTGTGGTCGGCCGCAATGGCATCGGCAAGTCAACGTTGTTTGGTATCTTGGCGGGTACGGACACCGACTATACCGGGGAGGTGATTTTCCGGCGCGGCATCACCATGGCGTCGACGGCGCAGGAACACCACGGCTTGGGCGACCAGACGGTGCTTGCCTACATTCTGGCGGGGCTGCCGGAATATGCGAGCTTGAAGAAAATCATTGATGAGTATCCCGAGACTATGGGCGATAATATGCATAAGATTGAGGAGTACACCCAGGCGTTGGAGCGATTTGATCAAAAAGGGTTTTATCAGATTGAGGAGAAGATTGCCCGAGAGCTTGATAATTTTCAGCTGAGCGGATGCGGTGAGCGGCCGCTTGGTTCCCTGTCGGGCGGACAGAAGCGGCTGGTAGAGATCGTGAAGATTATGCACGCGGGGGCGCATTTGGCGCTGATTGACGAACCGACCAACCACATGGATTATGTGGCTAAGCAACAGTTTATCGACTGGATGAGTTCGCAGCCGCGCCAGGCCATGCTGATCATCACGCACGACCGCGATGTGCTGGGCCAGGTGGATCGGATCATCGAGCTCAAAGACGGCCGAGCGGTCAGCTACCGCGGTAATTATGACGCCTACCTTAAGCAAAATGCTCAGGCGACGGCGGCGGGTATGAATAATTTTGAGCACATTGAAAAGCGGATGACCAACCTCAAGCAAAAGGTGCTGGATTATCAGCGGCTGAAGGAAAAGTCGCGAAACCCCGGCACTATCCAAAAGTTCAAGCGGCTGGAGAATGAAGCGCGGGCCGAGCTGGCGGAATTATCAGAGATGGACAAGCCGACGTTTTGGATCGATAAGCAGTCGGCTGGGCAGCTTGATTATAAATCGGCCGAGCGCTACGGCAATTTCAAGGCGCGCAATATTCGGCTATCGATGAAGGACGCGGCTAGTCGTAGTCAGCACGTGCTGGTGCGAGTTGAGGATGCGGCAGTTGGTGTAGGCGAGCGGATGTTGTTAAATAGTAGGGCAGCAGCCACTCCACCGTCCTCCGCCAGAGCACACTCTTCGCTCAAATCTCCACTGGAGATTCTTCGCGAGCGTTCGGCTGAAACGTCCGTTACTCACGAACGTTTCACAGTCTCTGGCGGAGGAGGTGTCGCACCTGCCGCCCCTATCCTCTACTCCGGCAACCTCTTCCTCGACCCGCAGGTGCGGGTGGGCGTGTATGAGCAAGAGATTGATGAGCGGTATTTGGCGGATCCGTTGGAGGCGGCGATTGAGAAGTTGTATCTTGGCCGTGACCTACCGATTTCTGATACCAAAATTCGCCAACTACTGGCTGATTATCTGTTCACCGAAGCGGATCGGATGACGCCACTGGCGCGTCTGTCGGGTGGCCAGAAAGCCCGCTTTCAGATCATTGCCATGCTGGCGAATGATCCGCAGCTGCTGATTTTGGACGAGCCGACCAACCACCTTGATTTACCAAGCATTGAGGAGTTAGAGACGGCGCTGGCGAAATATTCTGGCGCCATTCTGTACGTCAGCCACGACAATTATTTCCGTCAAGCAATTGGCGGTGAGGTGGTGCAAATCGGCGCAGCATAAAGGGTGTACTAATGAAAAACCTGCTGCCAGTAAGTTCCTAGGCAGCAGGTTTTTTGGCGTCAATCAGTGATATTTACTCGCTTATCAAACCATTCTTCTTCAGCGCATCCTGTAGTTTCGGCCGGTCGAATCCCAGGATGACCTCGCCGCAAACATCGGTCACCGGCACGCCCTGGAAATTGCCGCCGTTCTTGCTGAGCAATTCTTCCTTGGCGCTTGGATCAGCCTCGATGTCCTTGGCGACAAAATCGATGCCGAGTTTTTTCAACCACTCCATCTCGGTGTGACAGAATGCGCACCAGCTGGTGCTATAGACGGTGACTTTGGCGTCTTGGTGATTGGCCGTGTTATCTTCGCTCATAACTTCCCTCCTTATGGCTTTTCTCTATTGTAGCATAAGCATCGGTGCCTCGGCAATGCTATCTAGTCTCGGGACACCCGACTCGTTAAGTGCCAGCCGTCACACCCCCGGCAATAATACACGTCTAACTCCAGTTTTGGTGACATCAGCTCCTGCGTATCAGCCGCTCGCCTGGCGATTTGCTCGGTGGCGAAGCGGCGCTTGCGCCGGCAGGTGTCGTGATCGGTAGTTGTCAGCGTCGGCTTGACGAGCGTTCGGGCCGATTTTGGTTGGTTTTTGGGGTAATTTCGCCGTGGCATCTTGTCAAGAGTATAGCATGTTGCTATAGTGACAGAGTAATGGCTGAGAGACCAGATGTTGAGAATGGCGTAACGACAGCGACGGAAGTGGCGGCGGCTCGGGTTATTCTCGGGACGATCGGCGACACAACGTGGCGGATGTTTGTACCGAGCATCGGCTGTACACTGCTGGGTGTATGGCTGGATAGCGTATTTGGCTTGAAGCCGTGGCTGATGTTTGCTGGTGTGGTACTTGGCTTTTTGGGCGCGTACCTGCTGGTGAATAAGCAGTTGGGACGCGTGAAACGAAAAAAGGAGCGTAAAAATATATGATGCAATTATTTGCCAGTGCCGGTCCGCACATTTCAGTCAAGGCTGATGAAGTAGCGAATGTTATGGGCGTATCGATTACTAATTCGCACATGCTTGGCGCGCTGGGGCTGATCGTTTTGGTGTGGCTGATGTTTCGGACGCGGGCGGCAGTGCTGGGCAAGAAAAAGCATAATTTTACGACGCGGCTGGTACACTGGACATTTGATGGGCTGTACAATACGGTTCGCCAAGTCATCCCTGACCAGACATGGGCGCGTCGAGTGGCGCCACTGTGTATCACTATATTCTTTTTCGTGGTGGCACAATATTGGCTGGGGCTGCTACCGATCGTAGGGCCGATTACTGTGGGTAGTCATGGTACGCCGCTATTTCGTGGCGGTGTGGCTGATCTGAATATGACATTTGGCCTCGCTATTGTGACAATTGTCGCTGCCCAAATTTATGCCTTCAAATACCTTGGTTTTAAGGGTAATATGGGCCGCTACTTTGTTAATCCGCTGCGCGATCCGATCATGGCGTTTGTCGGTATTTTGGAGTTGGTGGCGGAGTTTTCGCGCCTGCTTGGTCTGAGTTTCCGTTTGTTTGGCAACGTGTTGGCCGGCGAGGTGCTGCTGATTATGATCGCCTTTTTGACACAGTTTATTTCCCCGGCGGCGCTCCAGCCATTCTATTTGTTTGAACTATTTATCGGCGGTATTCAGGCATATATTTTCTTTATGCTTTCGACCGTCTTTATTTCTCTGGGTCTCGTACCACATGGCGACCATGCTGAGTCGCATGATGAATCTGTTCACTCCCCTGTCCATAGTCCTAAACTGGTGCAAGAGAGTGAGCAACACTAGGTAAGTAATAATTATAAATAAAGGAGAAATCATATGAAAGAATTAGCATTTGCACTCACCTACGCCATTCCAGCTGCACTGGCAGCAATCGGCGCCGGTATCGTCGGCGCGGCAGCGATGAACGCGGCTGGCCGTAATCCAGAGAAAATTAACGACCTGCGCACCATGATGATCCTCGGTATTTCGTTCATCGACGCCCTAGCGATTATCGGTTTCGTGGCGGCTATCGTCGGCAAAGTTATGTAATTTGAGGGGTAAATTGTGGAGACTATATTGACACAGTTTGCGAGTGCCGAAGCGCACGCGGCCGAAAAGGCCGACCTGTTCAGCTCGCTGGGCATTGACTGGAAGTTGCTGATCTTGCAGACGGTGGCGTTCTTGATCTTGCTGGTGATTCTGCGCAAGTGGGTGTATCCGCCATTGGCAGCGATGCTCGACAAGCGCGAAAAAGACATGCGCACAGCCGAAAAGGCGGCGCAGTCGGCGCGTGATAACGCTGATAAAGCCGAAAAAATGACCAACGAGTTGATGCGAAAAGCTCGGGCGGAGGCCAGTGATATCGTGGCGGCAGCGCGTGAGGAGGCGGCTTCAGTCGTCGAGCAAGCCGCGGCTAAGGCGACTGCCAAGTCCGAGACTATCGTCAGCGCGGCGCAGGCGGAAATCGCCAAGGAAGTTGAACAGGCCAAGAAAGCATTGCACAATGAAACGCTGGAATTGGTGGCTGAGGCAACGGGTAAGGTTTTGAACGAAAAGGTTGATGCTAAGGCCGATGCCAAGCTGATCGCAACCGCGGTCAAGGAGGTCGCCTAGTCATGGCGCGGACGCTTCGGCGAAAGTTGGCGCAGCATGCGGCCGAGCGGCTGCTCAAGGGCGACGCAGCAGTGATTGATGAATTAGCGGCGCTGATCATAGCCGAGCGGCGCGAGCGAGAAATTGATCTGTTGGTGCAGGATATTGAGGCGGAATTAGCCGAACGTGGCACGGTCGTGGTGACAGTGGAAAGTGCAAGAGCGTTGGACGCGGCGACAAAGGATGAGATAAAGCGGCTACTATTATCTAACTCGGGTATGGAGTCGCTGGCATCTGTGGAGGGTCGCTCTGCAGCCCAAGCACCCGAAGTAGATACTAGCGGCCAGAGCGTTAACGTGCTGCTGCGTGAATCAATTGACCAGGCGCTCATTGGCGGCTTCAAACTGAGGACGCCAACTCAAGTGATGGACGCGACAATTGCCAAGAAATTAAACGATTTGCGGGCGAAGAAAATCTAGGAGGAAAAATGAGCAAGATTGATGTGACAGAACTAGCCAAAAGCCTGCGGGAAAAAATCGCGCAGCTGGAGGCAACGGAAGGACTAGAGGACGCTGGCATCGTTATCCGCGTCGGCGACGGCGTGGCGTGGGTGCACGGCCTCAGCAAAGCTGGCTACAGCGAAGTGCTAGAAATCGAGACTGACGGCGGCGTGGTGGAAGCGTTTGCACTGAACTTAATGGAAGATGAAATCGGTGCGGTGATCCTCGGCGGCGAAGAAAAGGTCAAGGCTGGCGCCAGCGTTCGCCGCAAGGGTGCGGTGCTGGATGTGCCGGTTGGTGAGGAACTGCTCGGCCGGGTGGTTGACCCGCTCGGTCGGCCGCTCGATGGCGGACCAGCTATCAAGACCAAGCAGCGCGGGCTGATTGAGCGACCAGCCATCGGCGTGATGGGCCGTAAGTCGGTGCATGAGCCATTGATGACCGGTATCATGTCAATCGACGCCATGTTCCCAATCGGTCGCGGCCAGCGCGAGCTGATCATCGGTGACCGCCAGACTGGTAAGACGGCAATCGCTATCGACACCATGATCAACCAGGCACGGCAAAAGACCGGCGTGGTCAACGTCTACGTGGCGATTGGACAGAAATTATCAAAGATTGCTCGGCTGGTTGACCGCCTGAAAGAAGAAGGCGTGATGGAACAAACCATCGTGGTGGCGACCAGCCCGTCGGATGCGGCTTCCCTGCTGTACTTGGCACCATATGCTGGTACGGCCATGGGTGAATATTTCCGCGACAACGGCGGCCACGCGCTGATGATTTATGATGATTTGACCAAGCACGCCGTGGCCTACCGCCAGATGTCGCTCTTGCTCCGCCGTCCACCGGGACGCGAGGCGTACCCGGGTGATGTGTTCTATCTACACTCTCGCCTCCTCGAGCGTTCAGCCAAGTTGTCGGACGAATTGGGTGCTGGTTCACTGACTGCCCTGCCGATCATCGAGACGCAGGCTGGCGACATCTCGGCCTACATTCCGACCAACGTGATTTCCATCACCGACGGTCAGATTTTCCTGGAAACCGATCTGTTCTACCAGGGTATTCGCCCAGCCATCTCTGCTGGTTTGTCAGTCTCCCGCGTTGGTGGCGCCGCTCAGACCAAGGCGGTTAAGTCGGTCGGCGGTAACTTGAAGCTCGGTCTTTCGCAGTTCCGTGAATTGGCTAGTTTCGCGCAATTTGGCTCAGACCTGGATGATGCGACCAAGGCACAAATTGACCGCGGTCAGCGCCTGACTGAACTGCTCAAGCAGCCGCAATACCAGCCGATGAGCGTCTGGGAACAATTTGTCAGTATCCACGCGGTGACGAGCGGTGCGTTTGACAATGTGCCAGTTGCCAAGATCAAGGAAGCGCAGGCCGGCCTGCTAACGTACCTCTGGAACAATGCCAAGGACGCCATGTGCGAGCTAAACAAGGGTGCCAAGCCAACTGACGAGCAACTCCAGGTCATCGACGAGGTAACGCAGGTGGTAGCGAAAGGGTTTGAGGAGTAATCCATGCCGAGTACTCGTGCGCTGAAAAATCGCATTCGCTCGGTGGACTCGACCA
Encoded proteins:
- a CDS encoding ATP-binding cassette domain-containing protein — encoded protein: MIADIHITEKSFGDKTLMRDVKFSVDDGEKIGVVGRNGIGKSTLFGILAGTDTDYTGEVIFRRGITMASTAQEHHGLGDQTVLAYILAGLPEYASLKKIIDEYPETMGDNMHKIEEYTQALERFDQKGFYQIEEKIARELDNFQLSGCGERPLGSLSGGQKRLVEIVKIMHAGAHLALIDEPTNHMDYVAKQQFIDWMSSQPRQAMLIITHDRDVLGQVDRIIELKDGRAVSYRGNYDAYLKQNAQATAAGMNNFEHIEKRMTNLKQKVLDYQRLKEKSRNPGTIQKFKRLENEARAELAELSEMDKPTFWIDKQSAGQLDYKSAERYGNFKARNIRLSMKDAASRSQHVLVRVEDAAVGVGERMLLNSRAAATPPSSARAHSSLKSPLEILRERSAETSVTHERFTVSGGGGVAPAAPILYSGNLFLDPQVRVGVYEQEIDERYLADPLEAAIEKLYLGRDLPISDTKIRQLLADYLFTEADRMTPLARLSGGQKARFQIIAMLANDPQLLILDEPTNHLDLPSIEELETALAKYSGAILYVSHDNYFRQAIGGEVVQIGAA
- a CDS encoding NrdH-redoxin, with amino-acid sequence MSEDNTANHQDAKVTVYSTSWCAFCHTEMEWLKKLGIDFVAKDIEADPSAKEELLSKNGGNFQGVPVTDVCGEVILGFDRPKLQDALKKNGLISE
- a CDS encoding F0F1 ATP synthase subunit A, producing MGVSITNSHMLGALGLIVLVWLMFRTRAAVLGKKKHNFTTRLVHWTFDGLYNTVRQVIPDQTWARRVAPLCITIFFFVVAQYWLGLLPIVGPITVGSHGTPLFRGGVADLNMTFGLAIVTIVAAQIYAFKYLGFKGNMGRYFVNPLRDPIMAFVGILELVAEFSRLLGLSFRLFGNVLAGEVLLIMIAFLTQFISPAALQPFYLFELFIGGIQAYIFFMLSTVFISLGLVPHGDHAESHDESVHSPVHSPKLVQESEQH
- a CDS encoding H(+)-transporting ATPase, which produces MKELAFALTYAIPAALAAIGAGIVGAAAMNAAGRNPEKINDLRTMMILGISFIDALAIIGFVAAIVGKVM
- the atpF gene encoding F0F1 ATP synthase subunit B — encoded protein: METILTQFASAEAHAAEKADLFSSLGIDWKLLILQTVAFLILLVILRKWVYPPLAAMLDKREKDMRTAEKAAQSARDNADKAEKMTNELMRKARAEASDIVAAAREEAASVVEQAAAKATAKSETIVSAAQAEIAKEVEQAKKALHNETLELVAEATGKVLNEKVDAKADAKLIATAVKEVA
- a CDS encoding F0F1 ATP synthase subunit alpha, giving the protein MSKIDVTELAKSLREKIAQLEATEGLEDAGIVIRVGDGVAWVHGLSKAGYSEVLEIETDGGVVEAFALNLMEDEIGAVILGGEEKVKAGASVRRKGAVLDVPVGEELLGRVVDPLGRPLDGGPAIKTKQRGLIERPAIGVMGRKSVHEPLMTGIMSIDAMFPIGRGQRELIIGDRQTGKTAIAIDTMINQARQKTGVVNVYVAIGQKLSKIARLVDRLKEEGVMEQTIVVATSPSDAASLLYLAPYAGTAMGEYFRDNGGHALMIYDDLTKHAVAYRQMSLLLRRPPGREAYPGDVFYLHSRLLERSAKLSDELGAGSLTALPIIETQAGDISAYIPTNVISITDGQIFLETDLFYQGIRPAISAGLSVSRVGGAAQTKAVKSVGGNLKLGLSQFRELASFAQFGSDLDDATKAQIDRGQRLTELLKQPQYQPMSVWEQFVSIHAVTSGAFDNVPVAKIKEAQAGLLTYLWNNAKDAMCELNKGAKPTDEQLQVIDEVTQVVAKGFEE